Proteins co-encoded in one Rhopalosiphum maidis isolate BTI-1 chromosome 2, ASM367621v3, whole genome shotgun sequence genomic window:
- the LOC113555237 gene encoding uncharacterized protein LOC113555237 isoform X3, which produces MDIVNTTHGFSKTGTSLSKKINWYYMLNTDELTNYSSFLETLKRDLIQLLKSLSTKHPIKYNLKLETTYNRPHVDNSAENRTFKTSAKKIFMDTDIEAKIDINFADLLSEEDVYTSKGSGFTLQSIDGLGLGVYKYTPMGGSSYIPLPNDIKNKKAVINPQNSDQNCFKWSILAKHVLGNNKNLVAENYTSHEEKYNFTDLTFPTPIEKIKIFEKNNQNVSVNVYSLKKQKKSEKHIIYPLKVADEEKKDHFDLLLITNGDKSHYTYISNFSRLVRAQKTSHTESVIFCKRCFKSYDNQLRKNTPSGQAALDQHKLICGPHKPILPQMPAPGTMLEFNSWNKTQRHPIVIYADFEALLVKCHESKSKKILAFQKHEPMSYGFVVKATENVPAELLKNFNIPQEPIIFRGNESHRDVAKRFVNEVTEVAKKVENLLKTNEPIIMTEEDQTTHKMTNTCNLCKCNFSNKNNKVADHCHLSGKFRQTLCNTCNLKLQTPSFIPCFIHNLSNYDAHFIVTELGYDSKTISVIPNSEEKLISFSKYVNKYFSIRFIDSCRFMASSLSTLASNLITSGFEKFRETAKNFLTEDMQLVTRKGVYPYDYTDSWNKLKETNLPKKSDFYSELTELDIDDYEYEHAKTVWNHFKCKNLGEYSDLYLKIDVLLLADVFENFRDMCISTYNLDPVYYYTAPGFSFDCMLKCTKIKLELLSDFDMHLFFENSIRGGLTQASMRYAKANHENTPDYDTKNPKSWIVYQDCNNLYGWAMSQYMPYGYFEWVDPKLDGLDVLTPTSDIGRVYEVDISYPQHLHNKHNDLPFLPENKIPPGSRVKKLVATLHSKKNYIIHYRNLQQAIANGLIVEKVHRVLEFRQSDWLATYIHLNTEMRKKAVNEFEKDFFKLLNNAVFGKTMESMRKRIKMELVSCPNRLQKLLNEQTFKHCTTYSENLAAVSLENKIIEFCKPIYIGFAVLDISKTLMYDYHYNVMQKHYGEKIELLYTDTDSLVYYIQTDNFYNDLANNSNLLDRMDTANLPQDHLCYIAERKKIPGLFSDETDGRIIREFIALRAKSYAYILEDEEKIKAKGVQKHVVKNHMTFENHKKCLFSDDDKDKSNLYRENISIRSSNHQIQTTKSNKLCFNQHDDKRIVQSDNIHTYAHGHFKINC; this is translated from the exons ATGGACATCGTCAATACCACCCATGGTTTTAGTAAAACAGGCACATCGCTCTCAAAGAAAATCAATTGGTATTACATGCTAAATACAGATGAATTGACCAACTACAGCAGTTTTCTAGAAACATTAAAAAGAGACTTAATACAATTACTCAAATCGTTATCAACTAAACacccaattaaatataatctaaaattggAAACTACATACAATAGACCACATGTCGACAATTCAGCAGAGAATAGGACATTTAAGACCTCTGCCAAGAAAATATTCATGGATACAGATATAGAAGCCAAGATTGATATAAATTTTGCTGATCTTTTGTCTGAAGAAGACGTCTATACTTCGAAAGGAAGTGGATTTACTTTACAATCTATAGATGGTTTGGGGTTGggcgtatataaatatacacctaTGGGTGGCTCGTCGTATATTCCATTACCAaatgacattaaaaataaaaaagccgTAATCAATCCACAAAATTCAGACCAAAATTGTTTCAAGTGGTCGATTCTAGCAAAACATGTGTTAGGCAATAACAAGAATCTTGTAGCCGAAAATTATACATCACACgaagaaaaatacaattttactgaTTTAACGTTCCCAACAcctatcgaaaaaataaaaatatttgaaaaaaataaccagaACGTATCTGTCAACgtatacagtttaaaaaaacaaaaaaagagtgaaaaacatattatttatccacTTAAAGTTGCggatgaagaaaaaaaagatcatTTTGATCTCTTACTAATTACCAACGGGGATAAAAGCCACTACACATATATATCAAATTTCTCACGACTTGTCCGTGCACAAAAAACATCACACACTGAAAGCGTTATATTTTGCAAACGGTGTTTCAAATCATATGACAATCAGCTCCGGAAAAATACGCCAAGCGGACAAGCAGCACTAGATCAGCACAAACTGATATGTGGACCACACAAGCCTATCTTACCTCAGATGCCTGCGCCCGGTACAATGTTAGAATTCAATAGTTGGAATAAAACTCAACGACACCCGATAGTTATATATGCCGATTTTGAGGCACTTCTTGTAAAATGTCATGAAAgcaaaagcaaaaaaatattagcttttcaaaaacatgaaccGATGAGCTACGGGTTTGTCGTAAAGGCTACAGAAAACGTTCCCGCGGAACTGCTAAAAAACTTCAATATACCACAAGAACCCATTATTTTCCGTGGTAATGAGTCTCATCGAGACGTAGCCAAAAGATTCGTGAATGAAGTGACAGAAGTCgcaaaaaaagttgaaaatttgcTTAAAACAAACGAACCCATCATAATGACCGAAGAAGATCAAACAACACATAAAATGACAAATACATgcaatttatgtaaatgtaatttttccaacaaaaacaataaagtgGCAGATCATTGTCACTTATCGGGAAAATTCAGGCAAACATTGTGTAATACCTGCAACCTCAAGCTTCAAACACCGAGTTTCATACCATGctttatacacaatttatcaaattatgacGCACATTTTATCGTAACCGAATTAGGTTACGATTCCAAAACTATTTCGGTTATTCCAAATAgcgaagaaaaattaatttcattttcaaaatacgtgaataaatacttttcaatACGATTCATAGACTCATGCCGTTTTATGGCCTCCAGTTTATCAACACTcgcatcaaatttaataacatctgGGTTTGAGAAGTTCAGAGAGACagcaaaaaactttttaaccgAAGATATGCAGCTCGTTACTCGTAAAGGTGTATACCCTTACGACTATACTGATAGTTGGAACAAACTTAAAGAAACgaatttaccaaaaaaaagcGATTTTTATAGTGAACTAACAGAATTAGATATAGACGATTATGAATACGAGCACGCCAAGACTGTATGGaatcattttaaatgcaaaaatCTCGGAGAATATAGCGACCTTTATCTCAAAAtcgatgttttattattggcCGATGTATTTGAAAACTTCAGAGACATGTGCATTTCAACATACAATTTAGACCCTGTTTACTATTATACCGCTCCAGGATTCAGTTTCGACTGCATGTTAAAATGTACTAAGATCAAACTAGAACTACTCTCTGACTTTGACATGcacttattttttgaaaactcaATCCGCGGTGGCCTCACACAAGCTAGCATGAGGTACGCTAAAGCTAATCATGAAAATACCCCAGATTATGACACGAAAAATCCTAAATCGTGGATAGTTTATCAAGACTGCAACAACTTGTATGGGTGGGCAATGTCACAGTATATGCCCTATGGTTATTTTGAGTGGGTTGATCCTAAATTAGACGGACTAGATGTTTTAACACCTACCTCAGATATAGGTAGAGTGTATGAGGTAGACATATCATACCCACAACATTTACATAACAAACACAACGATCTACCATTTTTACCCGAGAATAAAATTCCTCCTGGCTCAAGAGTAAAAAAACTTGTAGCGACACTTcattccaaaaaaaattatatcatccaTTACCGCAACTTACAGCAAGCTATAGCAAATGGATTAATCGTAGAAAAAGTACATAGAGTTTTAGAGTTCAGACAATCGGATTGGCTTGcgacatatatacatttaaacaccGAAATGAGGAAAAAAGCTGTAAATGAGTTTGAAAAGGATTTcttcaaacttttaaataatgcaGTTTTTGGGAAAACCATGGAGTCTATGAGAAAACGTATTAAGATGGAACTAGTTTCATGTCCAAATAGATTGCAAAAACTTCTGAATgaacaaacatttaaacattgcACAACATACAGTGAAAATCTAGCTGCTGTTTcgctagaaaataaaataatcgagtTCTGCAAACcgatatatatag gtttcGCAGTACTAGACATAAGTAAAACCCTGATGTACGACTATCACTATAACGTAATGCAGAAACATTATGGCGAAAAAATCGAGCTCTTGTACACAGATacag attctttagtatattatatccagACTGACAACTTTTACAATGACCTGgcaaataattctaatttacTCGATCGAATGGACACGGCAAATCTACCCCAGGATCACCTGTGTTACATTGCTGAGAGAAAGAAAATTCCTGGACTATTTTCTGATGAAACCGATGGACGTATTATAAGAGAGTTTATAGCACTCAGAGCAAAATCATATGCTTACATTTTAGAAGACGAGGAGAAAATTAAGGCAAAAGGCGTCCAAAAGCATGTAGTTAAAAATCATATGACTTTCGAAAATCATAAGAAATGTCTTTTTTCTGATGATGATAAAGACAAGTCTAACCTGTATAGGGAAAATATCTCTATCAGATCATCCAACCATCAGATTCAAACGACTAAATCCAACAAATTATGCTTCAACCAACATGATGATAAGCGGATAGTACAATCcgataatatacatacctacgcCCACGGACATTTTAAGATCaactgttaa